The following are encoded together in the Planococcus antarcticus DSM 14505 genome:
- the yhfH gene encoding protein YhfH, protein MIENVVEFFKNLPPKQCASCGEKMEEQHECYGTKCDSCNEL, encoded by the coding sequence ATGATTGAAAACGTAGTCGAATTTTTCAAGAACTTGCCCCCGAAACAGTGCGCATCTTGTGGAGAAAAAATGGAAGAGCAGCATGAATGTTATGGTACTAAATGTGACTCGTGCAACGAATTATAA
- a CDS encoding ABC transporter ATP-binding protein: MTVVKIDEVTKVYEGKVTHRAVNQLSFTVEKGEFLAVMGPSGSGKTTLLNLISTIDTLTSGEILIDGTNPHLLDKNELALFRRRELGFVFQDFNLLQMLTVEENLVLPLTLDYVPIDEMARRVLLIAKRLGLTSILHKKPNEISGGEAQRTAIGRALIHQPALILADEPTGNLDSKSSRDVLEILSNAASDSETTIIMVTHDPIAASYCDRVLFIKDGEFFNEIYGDERRQTFYQRILNVLSLLGGSVNDLSATRLP, from the coding sequence ATGACGGTAGTGAAAATCGACGAAGTGACCAAGGTTTACGAAGGGAAAGTGACACACAGGGCAGTCAACCAGTTAAGCTTCACAGTGGAGAAAGGTGAATTTCTGGCAGTGATGGGACCTTCAGGTAGCGGCAAAACGACGCTGTTAAATTTGATTTCCACAATTGATACGCTAACTTCCGGAGAAATCTTGATTGATGGAACCAATCCACATTTATTGGATAAGAATGAGCTCGCACTATTCCGCAGACGGGAACTGGGTTTTGTTTTCCAGGACTTTAACTTGCTGCAGATGCTAACGGTTGAAGAAAATCTGGTGCTGCCTTTGACGCTTGATTATGTTCCTATCGATGAGATGGCAAGGCGGGTGCTGCTTATTGCCAAACGCCTTGGTCTAACATCAATTCTTCATAAGAAGCCGAATGAAATTTCGGGAGGAGAAGCTCAACGCACAGCAATTGGCAGAGCACTTATTCATCAGCCTGCGCTCATCTTAGCCGATGAGCCGACAGGAAATCTCGACTCCAAATCGTCGCGCGATGTACTTGAAATTTTATCAAATGCCGCTAGCGACAGCGAAACCACAATCATCATGGTGACGCACGATCCGATTGCTGCAAGTTATTGTGACCGCGTCCTTTTCATCAAAGACGGTGAATTTTTTAATGAAATCTATGGAGATGAACGACGCCAGACATTTTATCAGCGGATCTTGAATGTCCTGTCGTTGCTAGGAGGCTCCGTGAATGACCTTTCGGCAACTCGCTTACCATAA
- a CDS encoding lipoate--protein ligase produces the protein MYFVDNKGITDPRINLAIEEYLLKTMDVEKDPFLLFYINEPSIIIGKNQNTAEEINTDYVDSNGIHVVRRLSGGGAVYHDLGNLNYSFITVDDGNSFRNFRKFTEPVVKALQSLGVNAELSGRNDLMAEGRKVSGNAQFSTRGRMFSHGTLMFDTQIDEVVSALKVSKEKIESKGIKSIRSRVANISEFLKEPMTVTEFRNAVLHSIFEGEENVRYYELTDEDWKNIHELSKERYGNWDWNYGKSPKFNIKHSHRFSVGGIDVRLQVEKGIVQDANIYGDFFGVGDVSEIEQAIIGSKYERASLDKAIAGIDIPKLLGGITTEEFLKLIY, from the coding sequence ATGTATTTCGTAGACAATAAAGGCATTACAGATCCACGGATTAACTTGGCAATCGAAGAATATCTATTGAAGACGATGGATGTTGAAAAAGATCCATTTCTTCTGTTCTATATCAATGAACCATCTATCATTATCGGTAAGAACCAAAACACGGCAGAAGAAATCAATACAGATTATGTCGATTCTAATGGCATTCATGTGGTCCGACGCCTATCTGGTGGTGGGGCAGTTTATCACGATTTAGGAAATTTGAATTACAGCTTTATCACAGTAGACGATGGCAATAGCTTCCGTAATTTCCGCAAATTCACTGAACCTGTCGTGAAAGCGTTACAAAGCCTGGGGGTTAATGCTGAGCTTTCTGGACGCAATGATTTGATGGCAGAAGGTCGGAAAGTATCGGGCAATGCACAATTTTCAACTAGAGGGCGTATGTTCAGCCATGGAACTTTGATGTTTGATACGCAGATTGATGAAGTGGTATCTGCGTTAAAAGTCAGCAAAGAAAAGATTGAGTCGAAAGGCATCAAATCGATTCGTAGCCGTGTCGCAAACATTTCTGAGTTTTTAAAAGAGCCAATGACAGTGACGGAATTCCGCAACGCTGTTTTACACTCGATTTTTGAAGGTGAAGAAAATGTCCGTTATTATGAACTAACGGATGAAGACTGGAAGAACATTCATGAACTGTCTAAAGAGCGTTACGGCAATTGGGATTGGAATTACGGCAAATCGCCTAAGTTCAATATTAAGCATTCCCACCGCTTCTCTGTCGGCGGCATTGATGTTCGCCTGCAAGTGGAGAAAGGTATCGTGCAAGACGCTAATATTTATGGTGACTTTTTCGGTGTCGGGGACGTATCTGAAATCGAACAAGCCATCATCGGCTCGAAATACGAGCGTGCTTCGTTGGACAAAGCAATCGCAGGAATCGATATCCCAAAACTTCTTGGTGGCATCACGACGGAAGAGTTTTTGAAATTAATTTATTAA
- a CDS encoding response regulator transcription factor, which produces MAVQRIFIVEDDLKIAELLAETLRKYHYEVETAKDFDRIIEEFEAFDPHLILLDINLPSYDGYYWCRQLRQQTTCPIIFISARSGEMDQVFALENGGDDFITKPFHYEIVLAKIRSHLRRAFGEYAPKQEERSIKAGRIVLYMERMELYVKTDAIPLQKKECTILELLLSNYPKVVSREQLLEELWDDQAFVDENTLNVNMTRVRKKLSDYGVLSAIETVRGAGYRLLLHEEES; this is translated from the coding sequence ATGGCTGTTCAACGAATCTTCATTGTAGAAGATGATTTGAAAATTGCGGAGTTATTGGCAGAGACCTTAAGGAAATATCATTACGAAGTAGAGACCGCAAAAGATTTTGATCGAATCATCGAAGAATTCGAAGCTTTTGATCCCCATTTGATTTTACTCGATATTAACTTGCCTTCTTATGATGGCTATTATTGGTGCCGCCAGCTCAGGCAGCAAACCACTTGCCCTATTATTTTCATTTCGGCCCGCTCGGGAGAAATGGATCAAGTCTTCGCTTTGGAAAACGGTGGAGATGATTTTATTACGAAACCTTTCCATTACGAAATCGTCCTTGCAAAAATAAGAAGCCATTTGCGCAGAGCTTTTGGCGAATATGCGCCGAAGCAGGAAGAGCGATCTATCAAAGCCGGGCGAATCGTATTGTATATGGAGCGCATGGAGCTATATGTAAAGACAGACGCTATTCCGCTGCAGAAAAAAGAATGCACGATTCTCGAACTCCTGCTGTCCAATTATCCAAAAGTGGTCTCACGTGAGCAACTGTTGGAAGAATTATGGGATGACCAGGCATTTGTAGATGAAAACACGCTGAATGTCAATATGACTCGGGTCCGGAAAAAGCTGTCTGATTATGGCGTACTGTCAGCCATTGAAACTGTTAGAGGGGCTGGATATCGCCTGCTGCTTCATGAGGAGGAATCGTGA
- a CDS encoding sodium:calcium antiporter — translation MVFVIFILAAALTVFASIKLSQYADVISSKTAMGGMMVGTLLLAGATSLPEVSTSFSAAAIGNADIAVGNMVGSNLFNLFILAGFDFFLRRRRILNRASRNNIYTALLGILLTVLVIMALWLRLDIQILGVGLDALIIAITYIVGMVVINKLPSLDPEAEAVAESEEEPDNPSASLSPKAAIFRFVIAALVILAAGTALSITGDQIAIITGIGSSFIGSFLIAAATSLPEAISVFVALRLSNVNMAVGAILGSNIFNMIILALSDPVYTAGPIMLDVSGANMIIAVGVLIMSLLALFSLYRKESASTLSYALPSVIILIVYFAASYMNFTY, via the coding sequence TTGGTTTTCGTTATTTTCATATTAGCAGCAGCACTCACTGTATTCGCATCTATCAAACTGTCCCAATACGCCGATGTCATCAGTTCTAAAACGGCAATGGGCGGTATGATGGTCGGTACACTATTACTTGCAGGTGCCACTTCCCTGCCGGAAGTATCCACTAGTTTCTCGGCAGCAGCGATCGGCAATGCTGATATCGCTGTCGGAAACATGGTCGGATCGAACCTTTTCAATTTGTTCATCCTTGCTGGATTCGATTTCTTTCTTAGAAGACGCCGGATTTTAAACCGGGCTTCGCGCAACAATATTTACACAGCCCTTCTCGGTATTTTATTGACTGTTCTTGTCATTATGGCTCTTTGGTTGCGCCTTGATATCCAAATCCTTGGTGTTGGTTTGGATGCCCTGATTATCGCCATTACTTATATTGTCGGTATGGTCGTCATCAATAAATTACCTTCACTGGATCCTGAAGCAGAAGCGGTTGCGGAGTCGGAAGAAGAGCCCGATAATCCGAGTGCCTCATTATCACCAAAAGCGGCAATTTTTCGCTTTGTTATTGCAGCACTTGTTATTTTGGCTGCCGGTACTGCTTTATCGATTACCGGAGACCAGATTGCTATTATTACCGGAATAGGCTCCAGCTTTATCGGCAGTTTCTTGATTGCAGCTGCGACTTCCCTTCCAGAAGCCATCTCTGTCTTTGTGGCGCTGCGACTCAGTAATGTCAATATGGCTGTCGGCGCGATTCTCGGAAGTAATATTTTCAATATGATTATCTTGGCCCTGTCTGACCCAGTCTATACTGCAGGACCTATCATGTTGGATGTTTCTGGTGCGAATATGATCATCGCTGTCGGCGTGCTAATTATGTCGTTGCTTGCTTTGTTTTCGCTTTACCGCAAGGAAAGTGCTTCTACATTGTCCTATGCACTGCCATCGGTGATTATTCTCATCGTGTATTTCGCAGCATCGTATATGAATTTTACTTACTAA
- the hemE gene encoding uroporphyrinogen decarboxylase — MTFNDTYLRAARGEKTDHVPVWYMRQAGRSQPEYRKIKEKYSLEEITHQPELCAYVTKLPVDQYNNDAAVLYKDIVTPLPAIGVDVKIKSGIGPVIDTPIRSMADIERLGEINPEQDVDYVLETIRLLTQEQLDVPLIGFSGAPFTLASYMIEGGPSKSYNKTKAMMVSEPAMWFALMDKLADTIIPYVKAQIKAGAKAIQIFDSWVGALNVEDYRIFIKPVMDRIFAELRTEGVPLTIFGVGASHLAKEWHELPVDVVGLDWRLPISEARSMGLTKTLQGNLDPAYLLADWPVIEERTKKILDMGMQSDGYIFNLGHGVFPEVNPDTLKRLTSFVHEYSTAYKSKLK, encoded by the coding sequence ATGACATTCAACGACACATATCTTCGCGCAGCGCGAGGAGAAAAAACCGATCATGTACCGGTTTGGTATATGAGGCAGGCTGGACGTTCCCAGCCGGAATACCGCAAAATCAAGGAAAAATATTCATTGGAGGAAATTACGCATCAGCCAGAGCTATGCGCATACGTGACGAAACTTCCTGTGGATCAGTACAATAACGATGCGGCGGTTCTTTACAAAGATATCGTTACCCCATTGCCTGCAATCGGAGTTGATGTAAAAATCAAATCGGGAATCGGTCCGGTCATTGATACCCCGATTCGTAGCATGGCAGACATTGAACGTTTAGGTGAAATCAATCCTGAACAGGATGTTGATTATGTTCTCGAGACGATTCGTCTGTTGACGCAAGAGCAATTAGATGTGCCGTTGATCGGATTTTCCGGAGCGCCTTTCACATTAGCGAGCTACATGATTGAAGGTGGTCCTTCCAAAAGCTACAACAAAACCAAAGCAATGATGGTTTCAGAGCCAGCCATGTGGTTTGCATTGATGGACAAACTGGCAGACACCATCATTCCTTACGTAAAAGCACAAATTAAAGCAGGCGCGAAAGCTATCCAAATTTTTGATTCATGGGTTGGCGCATTAAACGTTGAAGATTACCGTATTTTTATTAAACCGGTAATGGATCGTATTTTTGCTGAACTGCGCACAGAAGGTGTACCGTTAACGATTTTCGGTGTTGGAGCTAGCCATTTGGCTAAAGAGTGGCATGAACTTCCAGTGGACGTAGTCGGATTGGATTGGCGTTTGCCAATTTCAGAAGCACGTTCCATGGGATTGACCAAAACCCTTCAAGGCAATTTAGATCCTGCTTATTTATTGGCAGACTGGCCGGTAATCGAAGAGCGGACGAAAAAGATTCTGGATATGGGCATGCAAAGTGATGGCTACATATTCAACCTTGGGCATGGTGTGTTCCCAGAAGTTAATCCGGATACGCTGAAGCGATTGACTTCATTTGTACACGAGTACAGTACTGCTTATAAAAGTAAGTTGAAATAA
- a CDS encoding sensor histidine kinase, which yields MLRLFLKEHAAFIVFQFVLVAFIMMLYWLDGFRNLDTAIYSFVISTMLVIAFLTVRFVKRYHYYQRILVTPQNLEHMLQREGKSPEQIQNEVYLQKLYRLYQHEVQSLYATQNRHLQFMNQWVHQMKTPLSVMHLLLQEEQELDKNSVREEMDRLKAGLDTVLMNARLDTFEQDMQIEQVYLRSLVSEVVTENKRLFISKRIYPEISIAEEHIVATDQKWMKFIIGQFLTNAVKYTFEPNKKVMIAAECSNGNTLLKIRDEGIGISASDLPRVTKAFFTGENGRKTVESTGMGLYLAKEICGKLGHELSISSVQGEGTTVSVLFFDQDFATQEEKNDGSENRRSDQGLRRESDTQGSQPVKLHSGER from the coding sequence ATGCTGCGATTATTCCTAAAAGAACATGCAGCGTTCATCGTCTTCCAGTTTGTCCTAGTGGCGTTCATCATGATGTTATACTGGTTGGATGGCTTTCGTAATCTCGATACGGCTATCTATTCATTTGTCATCAGCACGATGCTGGTCATTGCATTTCTGACCGTTCGCTTTGTTAAACGCTATCATTATTATCAGCGGATTTTGGTGACGCCGCAGAACTTGGAACATATGCTTCAGCGCGAAGGAAAGTCACCTGAACAAATTCAAAATGAAGTTTATCTGCAAAAATTGTATCGTTTGTACCAACATGAAGTGCAATCTTTATACGCTACTCAAAATCGCCATCTGCAGTTCATGAACCAGTGGGTGCACCAGATGAAAACGCCTTTATCGGTTATGCACCTGTTGCTTCAGGAAGAGCAGGAGCTCGATAAAAACAGTGTGCGTGAAGAAATGGACCGGTTGAAAGCAGGGTTGGATACGGTTTTGATGAATGCCCGTTTGGACACATTCGAGCAGGATATGCAAATCGAACAGGTCTATTTGCGGTCTTTAGTCAGCGAAGTGGTCACAGAAAACAAACGGCTGTTCATTTCGAAACGTATTTATCCAGAGATTTCGATTGCAGAAGAGCATATTGTGGCAACTGATCAGAAGTGGATGAAATTTATTATTGGCCAATTTTTGACCAATGCGGTCAAGTACACATTCGAACCCAATAAAAAAGTAATGATTGCCGCGGAATGTTCGAATGGCAATACGCTGTTGAAGATTCGGGACGAAGGAATCGGAATTTCTGCCTCCGATTTGCCGCGTGTAACCAAGGCATTTTTCACTGGAGAAAACGGACGGAAAACTGTAGAATCCACTGGGATGGGCTTGTATTTGGCAAAAGAAATTTGCGGAAAACTGGGTCATGAATTGTCGATTTCTTCTGTTCAAGGAGAAGGGACGACCGTATCTGTACTGTTCTTCGACCAGGATTTTGCAACACAGGAGGAAAAAAATGACGGTAGTGAAAATCGACGAAGTGACCAAGGTTTACGAAGGGAAAGTGACACACAGGGCAGTCAACCAGTTAAGCTTCACAGTGGAGAAAGGTGA
- a CDS encoding antibiotic biosynthesis monooxygenase family protein, with amino-acid sequence MNFYMTTGTYDYMKKMRDKHSEETMVVMQGENTTLMIHETEGKTIFQTPRRYEVVDGTGEFKEKGFFVFNNIPVSEEGRPVFEHRFKNRAGAIENELGYVAFRVLRPLDSDTYIVLTEWESPAFYEKWKESQAFAQAHSAKPESPAGSQRPNIFSGVSYIGTYRAKPEEE; translated from the coding sequence GTGAATTTTTATATGACAACAGGAACGTACGATTACATGAAAAAAATGCGCGACAAACACTCGGAGGAGACGATGGTTGTCATGCAGGGTGAAAATACGACCTTGATGATCCATGAAACAGAGGGAAAAACGATTTTCCAAACCCCCCGCCGCTATGAAGTGGTCGATGGAACAGGGGAATTTAAAGAAAAAGGATTTTTTGTCTTTAATAATATACCTGTCTCCGAAGAAGGCCGACCTGTTTTCGAACACCGTTTTAAAAATCGGGCAGGGGCAATCGAAAACGAACTGGGCTATGTTGCGTTTCGCGTTCTGAGACCGCTCGATTCAGATACGTATATTGTCTTAACTGAATGGGAATCACCTGCTTTTTATGAAAAATGGAAAGAGTCCCAGGCCTTTGCACAAGCTCATTCGGCAAAACCAGAAAGTCCAGCTGGTTCGCAGCGCCCGAATATTTTCTCAGGAGTATCGTATATCGGTACTTATCGAGCAAAACCCGAAGAAGAATGA
- a CDS encoding FixH family protein, whose amino-acid sequence MKKFVGLGLPFLMLAACGTGEADSPGAGEQVEEVMVAFNTETQADPVEEVVLSVTLTQGDETVEDADEVVYEVWESGDRGNSEMIPAEHIEDGVYEAETSFEQEGLYYMQAHTTARSLHVMPKQEITVGTPDPDSIVPDDSDDSQGMDKMEDHSSH is encoded by the coding sequence ATGAAAAAATTTGTAGGGCTTGGATTACCGTTCTTGATGTTGGCAGCTTGCGGAACAGGAGAAGCTGATTCTCCTGGTGCTGGAGAACAAGTTGAAGAAGTGATGGTGGCATTCAACACCGAAACACAAGCTGACCCGGTTGAGGAAGTTGTGCTATCTGTTACTTTGACACAAGGAGACGAAACTGTAGAGGATGCGGACGAAGTCGTCTATGAGGTGTGGGAGTCTGGAGATCGCGGCAACAGCGAAATGATTCCAGCCGAGCATATAGAGGACGGTGTATACGAAGCGGAAACTAGCTTTGAGCAAGAGGGTTTATATTACATGCAGGCACATACGACTGCGAGAAGCTTGCACGTCATGCCGAAACAGGAAATTACGGTCGGCACTCCGGATCCGGATTCAATCGTTCCAGATGACAGCGATGATTCACAGGGTATGGACAAGATGGAAGATCATTCCAGTCATTGA
- the hemY gene encoding protoporphyrinogen oxidase — protein sequence MTEHTHKVIVVGGGITGLSAAYYLQKQAIEQGLEIEITLIEVAHRLGGNIQTLHKDGFVIERGPDSFVSRKNSIQQLAKELEIEDRLVQSAPGKTYVAVENNLYPIPVGSVMGVPTNFGSFLTSGISSWFGKARALGDFVLPASTTVEDQPLGKFLRRRFGNELVENLIEPLFSGVFAGDIDRLSLTATFPELLKTEQQHRSLIRGLKKNRISDYRAFNTEKKGMFQTFEGGLETLVRTLEAELENCTILKGVKVEKLERQNDQAKLRLNNGATITADGVIFALPHVKLLPIFEPLGLLRGLKEMPSTSIATVSIAFPEGAVKPVQDCMGFVVARNSDFTITACSAAHLKWPSLTPSGKTMYRSFIGRVGDEAVVELSDQEIVKAVLEDLHKLLDIQANPEFTVVSRMKEAMPQYIVGHVERVALAKKELLEALPMVQIAGGSFEGFGLPACVDQGKAAANQLIERFTAEPFSMEGNSQ from the coding sequence GTGACCGAACATACGCATAAAGTAATCGTCGTGGGCGGCGGCATCACTGGACTGTCAGCGGCGTACTACTTACAAAAACAGGCAATTGAGCAAGGTTTGGAGATTGAAATCACATTGATTGAAGTGGCCCATCGTCTCGGCGGGAACATCCAGACTTTGCACAAAGATGGTTTTGTAATTGAGCGTGGTCCGGATTCGTTTGTCTCACGAAAAAATAGCATCCAGCAGTTAGCCAAAGAGTTGGAAATAGAAGACCGATTGGTTCAAAGTGCTCCCGGGAAAACATATGTGGCAGTCGAAAATAATCTTTATCCGATACCGGTTGGGTCGGTCATGGGCGTGCCAACGAATTTTGGTTCGTTTCTCACTTCGGGCATCAGTTCTTGGTTTGGCAAAGCCCGAGCTTTAGGAGATTTTGTCTTACCGGCATCCACAACAGTTGAAGATCAGCCACTTGGCAAGTTTTTAAGGCGTAGATTTGGCAATGAATTAGTTGAGAATTTAATCGAACCTTTGTTTTCGGGAGTTTTTGCTGGAGATATTGACCGTTTGAGCTTAACAGCAACTTTTCCCGAGCTGCTAAAAACAGAACAACAGCATCGAAGTTTAATACGTGGCTTAAAGAAAAACCGAATATCGGATTACCGGGCATTCAATACTGAAAAAAAAGGCATGTTTCAAACGTTCGAGGGTGGTCTTGAAACACTGGTACGCACCTTAGAAGCAGAACTTGAAAATTGTACGATCCTTAAAGGCGTAAAGGTCGAAAAACTGGAACGGCAAAATGACCAGGCAAAATTACGACTGAACAATGGCGCCACTATCACAGCAGACGGTGTGATTTTCGCATTACCGCATGTTAAGCTGCTGCCAATATTCGAACCTTTGGGATTATTGAGGGGCCTGAAAGAAATGCCTTCAACATCCATTGCGACGGTATCCATCGCATTCCCGGAAGGTGCCGTGAAACCGGTGCAAGATTGTATGGGTTTTGTGGTGGCACGAAACAGTGACTTTACCATTACAGCGTGTTCTGCAGCCCACTTGAAGTGGCCGAGCCTGACACCGTCCGGAAAAACCATGTATCGATCTTTTATTGGACGTGTCGGTGACGAAGCAGTCGTGGAGTTGTCTGATCAAGAAATTGTCAAAGCCGTTTTAGAAGACTTGCATAAATTGTTGGACATTCAGGCAAATCCTGAGTTCACGGTCGTTTCTCGCATGAAAGAAGCGATGCCTCAATATATAGTAGGACATGTAGAACGTGTGGCTTTAGCGAAAAAAGAGCTACTTGAAGCTCTGCCAATGGTGCAAATTGCAGGTGGATCTTTCGAAGGTTTCGGATTGCCAGCCTGCGTTGATCAGGGGAAAGCAGCTGCCAATCAATTAATTGAACGATTTACTGCTGAACCTTTCAGCATGGAGGGAAATTCACAATGA
- the hemH gene encoding ferrochelatase: protein MLKKTMGLLVMAYGTPYSEDDIERYYTHIRRGRKPSEESLEDLRSRYKAIGGLSPLAKITLDQANGLCERLNEVQDEIDFKMYLGLKHIEPFVEDGVEEMRKDGITEAVSIVLAPHFSTFSVKSYNGRAAEAAEKAGISLTSVESWYKEPKFIQYWSEKISASFAEMSEEERAKSCLIVSAHSLPEKIIANGDPYPDQLKETAQMLQQATGVKNVEIGWQSAGQTGEPWIGPDVQDLTHDLFEQKGYTSFVYTPVGFVTDHLEVLFDNDYECKVVCHDIGANYRRPEMPNVQPLFIDGLADVVMRKMAEK from the coding sequence ATGTTGAAGAAGACAATGGGATTATTAGTGATGGCATATGGAACGCCGTACTCAGAAGATGATATTGAGCGCTATTACACACATATCCGTCGCGGTCGCAAGCCAAGCGAAGAAAGCTTAGAAGACCTGCGCAGCCGCTACAAAGCAATTGGGGGCCTTTCACCGCTTGCGAAAATTACGTTGGATCAAGCGAACGGTCTATGTGAACGGTTGAATGAAGTTCAGGATGAAATTGATTTTAAAATGTATCTTGGGTTGAAACATATCGAACCGTTTGTTGAAGACGGTGTCGAAGAAATGAGAAAAGATGGCATTACGGAAGCTGTTTCAATTGTGTTGGCACCGCATTTCTCTACTTTCTCCGTGAAGTCGTATAATGGCCGTGCAGCAGAAGCTGCTGAAAAAGCAGGCATTTCATTGACATCTGTTGAAAGCTGGTACAAAGAACCGAAATTCATCCAATACTGGAGCGAAAAAATCAGCGCTTCATTCGCTGAAATGTCGGAAGAAGAACGTGCGAAATCTTGCCTGATCGTTTCTGCACATTCGTTGCCAGAGAAAATTATCGCAAATGGCGACCCTTACCCAGATCAATTAAAAGAAACAGCCCAAATGCTCCAACAAGCTACGGGTGTTAAAAACGTGGAAATTGGTTGGCAAAGTGCTGGACAAACAGGAGAACCTTGGATTGGACCAGATGTTCAAGACTTGACTCATGATTTGTTCGAACAAAAAGGATATACATCGTTCGTGTATACACCAGTTGGCTTTGTCACAGACCATTTAGAGGTGCTTTTCGATAACGACTACGAATGTAAAGTAGTTTGCCACGACATCGGCGCAAATTACCGTCGTCCTGAAATGCCGAACGTCCAGCCTCTATTCATCGATGGCTTGGCTGATGTGGTAATGAGAAAAATGGCAGAAAAGTAA